From the Streptomyces nodosus genome, the window GTGGGCGCGCAGACCGACGACCGCCGCTACCGCAGGGCGCACGGCGCGGCGAAGGCCGACTTCACCCGGGGTGTGGCGATCACGTCCTCGATCCACCCGGACGAGAACACCCATGTCGAGCCGGTCCGTTACGGCAGGGGATCGAACGCGATGGGCAGTCTGTCCATCCTTCAGGTGCCCTACGCCGAGGGCTCCTCGCGGTTCCTGGCCTGGCTGGCGCACGCGGCACGACATCCCTGGCTGCTGGTCCGGTCCCTGTCCAACCACCACTGGTCGGAGCGGACCATCATCGGTCTGGTGATGCAGTCGCTGGACAATTCGCTGACCACCTATCTGAAGCCGAGGGGAGCCGGGAAGGGCCGGCTGACGGCCCGCCAGGGACACGGCACCCCGAACCCCCAGCAGATCAGGGCGGCTTCGGAGGCGGCGTCGGCGATCGCCGCGGAGATCAACGGCTTCGCGGGCAGCAATGTGGGCGAACTGATGGGCATGCCCCTGACCGCGCACTTCCTCGGCGGCTGCCCGATCGGCGCCTCCCGCGAGACGGGTGTGATCGACCCGTACCACCGGCTCTACGGTCATCCCGGCATCTCGGTGGTCGACGGTGCGGCGGTCTCGGCCAATCCGGGGGTCAATCCGTCGCTGACCATCACGGCGCAGGCGGAGCGGGCGATGTCGTACTGGCCGAACCAGGGTGAGCCGGACCCGCGTCCGGAGCAGGGGGCGGCGTACCGGCGCCTCAGGCCGGTGGAACCACGGCATCCGGCGGTGCCCGCGGGGGCGTTCGGGGAGCTGCGGCTGCCGTTCCTCGGGATGCCGCCGTTGCCGCCGAAGCGGTGATCGGGGGGTGGCCGCGCCCAAGAGGCCCGGGCGCGGCCGTACACAGAAAGAAGGACCTGTGCCCCCCTCCGAGCTCAGGTCCTTCTCCTGTGTGTGGTGCGAGGCGTGCGCGACGCCTGACGTGACCCGCGGGGCCGTCAGATCATGGGCGACCTGGCGGCCCGGTCACGGAACCTCGGGTCTCAGGCGAGCTGACCGGCCGACTTGCGGCGCCGCATCGCGAAGACCGCACCGCCGCCGACGACCACGGCGATACCGCCGACGAGGGCGATGGTCGGCAGCGCCGAGGAGGAACCGGTCTCGGCGAGGCTGCCGGTGACCTCCTTGACCCCGCCCTGCGGCTTCACGTCCTGGTTGACGACGCCCGAGGGCTTCTTGCCGTTCGGCTTGGAGTCGCCGACGCCGCCCGGCGCCTTGCTGCCGGCCGCGACGATCTCGAAGTCGTAGTAGTCACCGTTCATGTAGCAGGTCTTGCCCTTGCCCGCGTACACAGCCTGGCTGATCGCGAACGAGGAGCCCGCCGGGGCCGACGCCTTGACGCTCACCCGGAGGTCGAGCTCGGCCGTGGTGTGCGCGTCGAGGTTGCCGAACAGGGCGGTGAAGGTACCCGTGAGGGTGGTGTCCCCGAAGGCCTCGTGGTACGAGTCGTTCCACTTGCCGTCCTGCTTGACCTGGATGGTGGCCAGGTTCAGCGCCAGCGAGTCGTCGAGGTTGACGTCGTCGTTGTACTCCGTGAAGGCGTTGACCCAGACGTTCTTCAGGGCCTTGTCGGAGTTGTTCGTCACGACGAACTTGAAGTTGTGCCAACCCGAACCGGCGACGACCTTGTTCGGCAGCCCGGAGATCGAGGCCGAGAGGTTGTCGTCCAGCTTGACCGACTGGCAGTCGGTGTACGGGTCGAAGTCGTCCCCACCGGTGGTCGGGCTCGGCTTGGGCGACGCGGAGCTGCTCGGCGTCGCGGTGGGGGAGGGGCTCTCCTCGTCGTCGGCCGGCGGGGTGGCGGTCCCGGTGGGCTCCTCGCCCTTCTCCTCGTCGTCGGCCGGCGGGGTGGCGGTCCCGGTGGTGTCCGTGTCCTCCTCCGTGGCCGGAGTCGTGTCCTCGGGGGTGTCCGAGGTGCCCTTGTCGCTCTCCTCGACCACCGTGCTCGCCGGCCCGTCCGAGGCGAACGCGACCGGCGCCGACAGCAGCGCGAGCGGGGCTATGACAGCCGTGGCCGCAGTGACGACCACTGCGCGGCGAAGCTTCATGAAGACCTCGAAAGTTTTGGTGCGCCACGACGGTGGCGGCGCATCTCATTGAAGGAGGCCTCCGCGTGTGGGGCGCGGGGTTATGGCCCTGGATTCGCTACGTGTGACCTGTGAAATCCCTGAAGGGTTGTGGGGTACTCACAGGTTCCTTATGTGAGCCCGGTCACATCGATGGAGGTTCGGTGAAGGCCTCCGATGGGGGCGTCCGGCACCGACGCCGGGGCGCGCCGTGGGGCTGCGCGATCTCCCGGGGGCGCTCGGCTCGCTCGGGTGGTGCGGCGACGGGGTCCGCCGGCCGGCCCCGGGCGTCCCCGGAGCCGGCCGTTCTCAGGTGACCGGACTGCTGTCCCCTGCCGTCCGGTCACACCCCTGGAGCGGGGTCCCACGGCGCACGGCGATCCGTACGCCTCACCGCTCCAGCGGAGCCACGCGTGGTTCTTCGGGCCCGCCCCTGGCTGGCGCGGACATCGGGACCAACGAAGTCCGCACGGCCCCGGTCATCCGCCGTACGGGTGAGAGGGCATGCGAACGTGGGTGCGCCGGACACCCGTAGCGGCCGGTCCGCGCGCCGTCAGACACGGCCCCGGCACAGTTCGAGCAGGGTCATCGCCAGGCCGGTGCCGGGCTTGCCGAGGGCGTCCCGGTAGTGACCGAGAACCTCCATCTCACGGGAGAGGTTCACCCGCCGGCCCCCGGAGGTGATTCGGGCGTCCTGGATGACGGCGGAGACCGCCATGCGCTCCTGGATGAGGCCGATGATGCGGTCGTCGAGCGTGTCGATGCGTTCACGGGCACCGGTGATCACCGAGGCGGCCTCGGGGGTGCGGGCGCCGGTCTTCTCGGCGGTGGTGGCGGACTTCTCGGTGGTGGTGGTCATGGCGGGGGCTCCTCGGGTTCATGGTCGGGATGAGGTGCCCCGGAGCGACACGGTCCGCGCACACAGAACGCCCCGGACCGTATCGGCCCGGGGCGCCTGGGAAGTCGCTTGTCAGTTCAAGCAGCACGACCATGGCAGCCGGCGGGCCGGTTGCCATAGGTAAAGACGAAGATCGTGTGCATGAGCATGGGGCCAGTATGCCGCGCGGGAGGGCGGTGTCCAAGGCGGCTCGCATGCCGAGACGGGTGCCTGCGGTGCCGGCCGGTGCGCCTCGGGGCCGGTGAACCGGTCCTTGCGCCGGCCGGACCTCGTGCCGGAGCGGTGGCCCGGACGGAGACGGAGGTCACTCCCGGCCACCCCGTTAGAATCGGTCCCACAGCCCCCTGTCAAGCCGCCGGAAGGCAACCCGTGTCATCAGCGACTCACGCTGCCGCCGCCCCCGACACCGTTCTGGTCGTCGACTTCGGCGCGCAGTACGCCCAGCTCATCGCCCGTCGCGTCCGTGAGGCCCGGGTCTACAGCGAGATCGTGCCGAGCACCATGCCGGTCGAGGAGATGCTCGCCAAGAACCCGGCAGCGATCATCCTCTCCGGCGGCCCCTCGTCGGTCTACGAGGAGGGCGCCCCGACCGTCGACCGCTCCCTGTTCGAGGCCGGGGTCCCGGTCTTCGGCATGTGCTACGGCTTCCAGCTGATGGCCCGCGCCCTCGGCGGCACGGTGGACAACACCGGAGCCCGCGAGTACGGCCGAACGGCGCTGAACGTCTCCAGGCCCTCCTCCACCCTCTTCGAGGGCACTCCCGCCGAGCAGTCCGTCTGGATGTCCCACGGGGACGCCTGCTCGGCCGCCCCCGAGGGCTTCGTCGTCTCCGCGTCCACGGAGGTCGTCCCGGTCGCCGCCTTCGAGAACGACGAGCAGAAGCTGTACGGCGTCCAGTACCACCCCG encodes:
- a CDS encoding LAETG motif-containing sortase-dependent surface protein, whose product is MKLRRAVVVTAATAVIAPLALLSAPVAFASDGPASTVVEESDKGTSDTPEDTTPATEEDTDTTGTATPPADDEEKGEEPTGTATPPADDEESPSPTATPSSSASPKPSPTTGGDDFDPYTDCQSVKLDDNLSASISGLPNKVVAGSGWHNFKFVVTNNSDKALKNVWVNAFTEYNDDVNLDDSLALNLATIQVKQDGKWNDSYHEAFGDTTLTGTFTALFGNLDAHTTAELDLRVSVKASAPAGSSFAISQAVYAGKGKTCYMNGDYYDFEIVAAGSKAPGGVGDSKPNGKKPSGVVNQDVKPQGGVKEVTGSLAETGSSSALPTIALVGGIAVVVGGGAVFAMRRRKSAGQLA
- a CDS encoding chorismate mutase — encoded protein: MTTTTEKSATTAEKTGARTPEAASVITGARERIDTLDDRIIGLIQERMAVSAVIQDARITSGGRRVNLSREMEVLGHYRDALGKPGTGLAMTLLELCRGRV